In Primulina huaijiensis isolate GDHJ02 chromosome 6, ASM1229523v2, whole genome shotgun sequence, a single window of DNA contains:
- the LOC140978873 gene encoding indole-3-acetic acid-amido synthetase GH3.6-like, whose protein sequence is MREAAMEVANHTEYSVVENNKNKLEFIEEVTKNADEIQRKVLAEILTRNAHVEYMKRHGLNGRIDRETFKKIIPVITYEDILPDINRIANGDTSPIICSEAISEFLTSSGTSGGERKVMPTIEEEMGRRSLLYSLLMPVMSQFVPGLDKGKGMYFLFIKCETKTPGGLPARPILTSYYKSSHFKDRPYDPYTNYTSPNETILCTDFYQSMYSQMLCGLCQNKQVLRVGAVFASGFIRAIRFLEKHWTLLCHDIRAGTLNSIITDQSVREAVMRINKTDPNLADFIEAECKKDSWQGIITRLWPNTKYIDVIVTGTMSQYIPTLEYYSNGLPLVCSMYASSECYFGVNLNPLCQPSDVTYTLIPTMAYFEFLPVQRNNGVVPKSLDDQNEQDLVDLVDVKIGQEYELVVTTYAGLYRYRVGDVLRVAGFKNNAPQFNFICRKNVVLSIDTDKTDEVELQNAVKKAVSVLMPFNACLTEYTSYADTTTIPGHYVLYWELSHNGSPQIPESIFEDCCLTIEESLDSVYRQNRVFDAIGPLEIKVVEVGTFDKLMDYAISLGASINQYKTPRCVKFAPIVELLNSRVLSTYFSQKCPKWTTPALKQWTDMN, encoded by the exons ATGCGCGAGGCAGCAATGGAAGTTGCCAACCACACTGAATATAGTGTGGTTGAAAACAACAAGAATAAACTAGAGTTCATTGAGGAAGTCACCAAGAATGCTGATGAGATTCAGAGGAAAGTTCTCGCTGAAATCCTGACCAGAAATGCCCATGTTGAGTACATGAAAAGACATGGCCTTAATGGGCGGATTGACAGGGAAACTTTCAAGAAAATCATTCCTGTCATCACTTACGAGGACATTTTGCCCGATATCAACCGGATAGCCAATGGGGACACCTCTCCCATTATCTGTTCTGAAGCCATCTCTGAATTTTTAACTAG TTCTGGGACATCGGGTGGGGAAAGAAAAGTGATGCCCACCATTGAAGAGGAAATGGGGAGAAGATCATTGCTTTACAGTCTTTTAATGCCTGTGATGAGCCAATTTGTGCCTGGTTTAGATAAGGGAAAAGGGATGTATTTCTTGTTCATAAAATGTGAGACCAAGACACCAGGTGGGCTACCAGCTCGGCCTATTTTAACCAGCTACTACAAAAGCTCCCATTTCAAGGACAGGCCTTATGATCCCTACACAAACTACACTAGCCCGAATGAAACCATTCTTTGCACTGATTTTTACCAAAGTATGTATTCTCAGATGCTTTGTGGCCTTTGTCAGAACAAGCAAGTCCTCCGAGTCGGCGCCGTTTTCGCCTCCGGGTTCATCCGGGCTATCCGCTTCTTGGAGAAGCACTGGACCCTTCTTTGTCACGACATCAGAGCTGGAACCCTCAATTCCATTATCACTGATCAATCGGTGAGGGAGGCGGTGATGCGGATCAACAAAACTGACCCGAATCTTGCGGACTTCATCGAGGCCGAATGCAAGAAAGACAGCTGGCAGGGAATTATCACCAGGTTGTGGCCTAATACAAAATACATAGATGTTATCGTGACGGGGACAATGTCACAGTACATACCGACTCTGGAGTATTATAGCAATGGATTGCCTCTTGTGTGCTCAATGTATGCCTCTTCCGAGTGTTATTTCGGTGTGAATCTTAACCCCCTTTGCCAGCCTAGTGATGTGACCTACACTCTTATCCCAACCATGGCCTACTTCGAATTCTTGCCGGTGCAGCGTAACAATGGCGTCGTACCGAAATCTCTTGATGATCAGAATGAACAAGATTTGGTTGACTTGGTTGATGTCAAGATTGGACAGGAATATGAGCTTGTTGTCACCACTTATGCTg GGCTGTATAGGTATAGAGTTGGCGATGTGCTTCGAGTTGCTGGATTCAAGAACAATGCACCTCAATTCAACTTCATCTGCAGAAAAAATGTAGTCTTGAGCATCGACACCGATAAAACCGACGAAGTTGAGCTGCAAAATGCTGTCAAGAAAGCAGTGAGCGTTTTGATGCCATTCAATGCATGTCTCACCGAGTACACGAGCTATGCCGATACGACCACGATTCCAGGCCACTATGTACTATATTGGGAGCTCAGCCACAATGGCTCCCCTCAAATTCCTGAATCGATATTCGAAGACTGTTGCCTGACCATTGAAGAATCCCTCGACTCTGTTTACCGCCAGAATCGAGTTTTCGACGCAATAGGTCCTCTGGAGATCAAGGTAGTGGAAGTTGGGACCTTTGATAAGCTCATGGACTATGCCATTAGCCTAGGTGCCTCCATTAATCAGTACAAAACGCCCCGGTGTGTGAAATTCGCTCCCATTGTCGAGCTTTTGAACTCGCGGGTCCTGTCGACTTATTTCAGTCAAAAGTGCCCAAAATGGACTACTCCTGCCCTCAAGCAATGGACTGATATGAACTGA